In Amycolatopsis coloradensis, one genomic interval encodes:
- a CDS encoding 3-hydroxyacyl-CoA dehydrogenase family protein, with amino-acid sequence MTLVGVVGAGVMGTGVAQNLATSEHEAVLIDVDPGKLADARDRIELECRMSRMLGGPEIDAAAVLGRITFGTELALLAEAEVVIENITENWDLKSRLYPKLDEACKADTVFVVNTSAIPITKVAALTRRQDKVMGVHFMNPVPMKPSCEFIPGYHTSESTKDIVRELLLSMGKKPIPVNDASGFVSNRVLMLTVNEAAFLVHEGVADAETVDEVFRGCFGHPMGPLETADLIGVDTILYSVEVLYDEFNDSKYRPCPLLKQMTAAGLHGRKSGKGFYNYGG; translated from the coding sequence ATGACCCTCGTCGGAGTCGTCGGCGCCGGTGTGATGGGCACCGGGGTCGCGCAGAACCTCGCCACCAGCGAGCACGAGGCCGTGCTCATCGACGTCGACCCGGGAAAACTGGCCGACGCCCGCGACCGGATCGAACTCGAATGCCGGATGAGCCGCATGCTCGGCGGCCCCGAGATCGACGCGGCCGCCGTACTCGGCCGGATCACCTTCGGCACCGAGCTCGCCCTGCTCGCCGAGGCCGAAGTGGTGATCGAGAACATCACCGAGAACTGGGACCTCAAGTCCCGCCTGTACCCGAAACTCGACGAGGCCTGCAAGGCCGACACCGTGTTCGTCGTCAACACCTCCGCCATCCCGATCACCAAGGTCGCGGCGCTCACCCGGCGCCAGGACAAGGTGATGGGGGTGCACTTCATGAACCCGGTGCCGATGAAGCCTTCGTGCGAGTTCATCCCCGGCTACCACACCAGTGAGTCCACAAAGGACATCGTGCGCGAGCTGCTGCTGTCGATGGGAAAGAAGCCGATCCCGGTCAACGACGCCTCCGGGTTCGTCTCGAACCGCGTGCTGATGCTCACCGTCAACGAGGCCGCTTTCCTCGTGCACGAAGGGGTCGCGGACGCGGAGACGGTCGACGAAGTGTTCCGCGGCTGCTTCGGGCACCCGATGGGCCCGCTGGAGACCGCCGACCTGATCGGCGTCGACACGATCCTCTACAGCGTCGAGGTCCTCTACGACGAGTTCAACGACAGCAAGTACCGCCCCTGCCCGCTGCTCAAGCAGATGACCGCGGCCGGGCTGCACGGGCGCAAGAGCGGCAAGGGTTTCTACAACTACGGCGGCTGA
- a CDS encoding type I polyketide synthase, with protein MTTRERDTGDDIAIVGMAGNFPGAPDIGKFWADLCAGRDGITRMTRAELLAAGVPAEVADDPAFVPAAGLLPGIDRFDADFFGYSRADAELLDPQHRLFLECAWHALEDAGVDPDRIEGLAGVFAGGAPSTYLLSNLLSNDVTALTVGPDQLILQNEKDLLASRLSYALDLTGPSVSVQSCSSTALAAVAQGCSSLLTGESDLVVSGSVSVVVPQEPGYLYREGSRFAPDGINRILDAGANGKVPGNGLGVVVLRRLEDALADGDRVYAVIRGWAIHHEGNRARQGFNLPGVPGQAAVVAEAMAAADVEPDEIDHIEVSTLGTPFGDVAEISALQKIFDVDGVERVTLGSIDANLGHINQAGGVARLIKAALALHHEKLPPAVNFEKPNPQLAHSGDKLVVQTELGDWPRGERPRLAGVSAYGFGGTDAHVVIEEAPEDCPERPPARPHQLLVWSARTSEAADAMTGRLAASSPEWTDLADVAYTLHNGRKAFEHRRMTVVSSVDDAVDAFASVVAEADSKPRKAGFLLAGVGEQYRGMAGGLYESEPEFKAAVDECAALFKSHLGTDPTTSLHGSRGSDGGDLARLLGRATDSEDAAPSVTQPAVFTLGYALGRLLRAWGVQPSVLAGYSVGEFAAATLAGALTLEEATALVATRAKLIEKLPEGAMAAVPLGAAELTALVGDVTAFGVDVAAVNGPRMIVVSGAGDGVERLAAELAGHGVPARPLRTTHAFHSRALRPAAAELTAWARKNLTPREPEVPYLSNVTGAPITLKQLKDPGYWAEHMCRPVRFAAMIEHLASVSPDTVLLELGAGQSLGSMFRGHPDFPQTSWPLLVPTLPGEADPRQDTAVLTEALGRAWLSGADIDWRAYHDGRDPRKTTLPGYPFQRDRYWIEPTRAVTDVALGARSAETPVYLIEGELDVTARDLATRLGAELGATVVFADQHPGGADAVRAAHGRLDGVLDLTTSNAAKEER; from the coding sequence ATGACCACGCGAGAACGGGACACCGGCGACGACATCGCGATCGTCGGCATGGCCGGGAACTTTCCCGGCGCGCCCGACATCGGCAAGTTCTGGGCCGATCTGTGCGCCGGCCGCGACGGCATCACCCGGATGACCCGCGCCGAACTGCTGGCCGCGGGCGTCCCCGCCGAAGTGGCCGACGATCCCGCGTTCGTCCCCGCGGCCGGGTTGCTGCCCGGCATCGACCGCTTCGACGCCGACTTCTTCGGCTACAGCCGCGCCGACGCCGAACTCCTCGACCCGCAGCACCGGCTGTTCCTCGAATGCGCGTGGCACGCGCTGGAGGACGCGGGTGTCGACCCGGACCGGATCGAAGGCCTCGCCGGGGTGTTCGCCGGCGGCGCCCCGAGTACGTACCTGCTGTCGAACCTGCTGTCCAACGACGTCACCGCGCTGACCGTCGGCCCGGATCAGCTGATCCTGCAGAACGAGAAGGATCTGCTCGCGTCCCGGCTGTCGTACGCGCTCGATCTGACCGGCCCGTCGGTCAGCGTGCAGAGCTGTAGCTCGACGGCGCTCGCCGCCGTCGCGCAGGGCTGCTCCAGCCTGCTCACCGGCGAGTCCGACCTGGTCGTGTCCGGCTCGGTTTCCGTTGTGGTGCCTCAGGAACCGGGCTATCTCTACCGTGAGGGCAGCCGGTTCGCGCCCGACGGCATCAACCGGATCCTCGACGCGGGCGCCAACGGCAAGGTTCCAGGGAACGGTCTCGGCGTCGTCGTGCTGCGGCGGCTGGAGGACGCGCTGGCCGACGGCGACCGCGTCTACGCGGTGATCCGGGGCTGGGCCATCCACCACGAGGGCAACCGCGCGCGGCAAGGGTTCAACCTGCCGGGCGTTCCCGGCCAGGCCGCCGTCGTAGCGGAGGCGATGGCCGCCGCCGACGTCGAGCCCGACGAGATCGACCATATCGAAGTGTCCACTTTGGGCACCCCGTTCGGTGACGTCGCGGAGATCTCCGCGCTACAGAAGATTTTCGACGTCGACGGCGTCGAGCGGGTCACTCTCGGCTCGATCGACGCGAATCTCGGGCACATCAACCAGGCGGGCGGCGTCGCCCGCCTGATCAAGGCCGCGCTGGCGTTGCACCACGAGAAGCTGCCGCCCGCGGTCAACTTCGAGAAGCCCAACCCGCAGCTCGCCCACAGCGGTGACAAACTCGTCGTGCAGACCGAACTGGGCGACTGGCCGCGCGGCGAGCGGCCCCGGCTGGCCGGCGTCAGCGCGTACGGCTTCGGCGGCACCGACGCCCACGTCGTCATCGAGGAAGCGCCGGAGGACTGCCCGGAGCGTCCGCCCGCGCGTCCGCACCAGCTGCTCGTGTGGTCCGCGCGGACCTCCGAAGCGGCGGACGCGATGACCGGCAGGCTCGCCGCCTCCAGTCCTGAGTGGACGGATCTGGCCGACGTCGCCTACACGTTGCACAACGGCCGGAAGGCGTTCGAGCACCGGCGGATGACGGTTGTGTCCTCTGTGGATGACGCCGTCGACGCGTTCGCGTCCGTGGTGGCCGAAGCGGACTCGAAGCCGCGGAAGGCCGGCTTCCTGCTCGCCGGGGTCGGCGAGCAGTACCGCGGCATGGCGGGTGGACTCTACGAGAGCGAGCCGGAGTTCAAGGCCGCCGTCGACGAATGCGCCGCACTGTTCAAGTCGCATCTCGGCACTGACCCGACGACGAGCCTGCACGGCTCTCGCGGTTCCGACGGCGGCGACCTCGCCCGCCTGCTGGGTCGCGCGACCGACAGCGAGGACGCCGCTCCGTCGGTCACCCAGCCCGCAGTGTTCACCCTCGGCTACGCGCTCGGCCGCCTGCTGCGCGCCTGGGGAGTCCAGCCGTCCGTGCTCGCCGGGTACAGCGTCGGCGAGTTCGCCGCCGCCACGCTCGCCGGGGCCCTGACCCTGGAAGAGGCCACCGCGCTCGTCGCCACCCGCGCGAAGCTGATCGAGAAGCTGCCGGAAGGCGCGATGGCCGCGGTCCCGCTGGGGGCCGCCGAACTCACCGCGCTGGTGGGCGACGTGACGGCGTTCGGCGTCGACGTCGCCGCGGTGAACGGACCGCGGATGATCGTGGTGTCCGGCGCCGGCGACGGCGTCGAAAGGCTGGCCGCCGAACTCGCCGGACACGGCGTCCCGGCCAGGCCGCTGCGCACCACGCACGCCTTCCACTCGCGGGCCCTGCGCCCGGCCGCGGCGGAACTGACCGCGTGGGCGCGGAAGAACCTCACGCCGCGCGAGCCGGAAGTGCCCTACCTGTCGAACGTCACCGGCGCGCCGATCACGCTCAAGCAGCTGAAGGATCCCGGCTACTGGGCCGAGCACATGTGCCGTCCCGTGCGGTTCGCGGCGATGATCGAGCATCTTGCCAGTGTTTCCCCGGATACCGTGTTGCTGGAACTGGGAGCCGGGCAGTCGCTCGGCTCGATGTTCCGCGGTCACCCCGATTTCCCGCAGACCTCGTGGCCGCTGCTGGTTCCGACCCTGCCCGGCGAGGCCGACCCCCGCCAGGACACGGCCGTGCTCACCGAAGCGCTCGGCCGCGCCTGGCTTTCCGGGGCGGACATCGACTGGCGGGCCTATCACGACGGCCGCGACCCGCGGAAGACCACGTTGCCGGGTTATCCGTTCCAGCGCGACCGCTACTGGATCGAGCCGACCAGGGCCGTCACCGACGTCGCGCTCGGCGCCCGGTCCGCCGAGACCCCGGTCTACCTGATCGAAGGCGAACTGGACGTCACCGCCCGCGACCTGGCCACCCGGCTGGGTGCCGAACTGGGCGCGACCGTCGTGTTCGCCGACCAGCACCCCGGCGGCGCCGACGCCGTCCGGGCCGCCCACGGCCGGCTCGACGGCGTGCTGGACCTGACCACGAGCAACGCAGCCAAGGAGGAACGATGA